From the Brassica napus cultivar Da-Ae chromosome A8, Da-Ae, whole genome shotgun sequence genome, one window contains:
- the BNAA08G28790D gene encoding uncharacterized protein BNAA08G28790D, producing MGNSLRCCLACVLPCGALDLIRIVHLNGHIDEITRSITAGEILQANPNHVLSKPCSQGVVRKILILSPESELKRGSIYFLIPDSSLPEKKRRRKEGHSPNKTPNNNPKADLGEVKDVKQCEKYLEGVVSSTSNGKEQRHRRRHSRSVSVSSWQPHLDSISEDLN from the coding sequence ATGGGAAACAGTCTAAGGTGTTGTCTAGCTTGTGTTCTTCCATGTGGAGCACTAGATTTGATCAGGATCGTTCATCTAAACGGCCACATTGATGAGATCACACGGTCTATAACCGCCGGAGAGATCCTCCAAGCAAACCCAAACCATGTCCTAAGCAAACCATGTTCTCAAGGTGTTGTCCGTAAGATCTTGATCTTGTCCCCTGAATCCGAGCTCAAGCGAGGAAGTATCTATTTTCTCATTCCTGACTCTTCCTTGCCGGAGAAGAAAAGAAGGAGAAAAGAAGGTCACAGTCCGAACAAGACTCCCAACAACAACCCTAAGGCTGACCTCGGAGAAGTTAAAGATGTGAAACAGTGTGAGAAGTACTTGGAAGGAGTTGTGTCGTCCACGTCAAATGGTAAAGAACAACGTCATCGCCGGCGGCACAGCAGATCGGTGTCAGTATCCTCGTGGCAGCCTCACCTTGACAGTATCTCTGAGGATCTTAATTAA